In the genome of Candidatus Bipolaricaulota bacterium, the window GCACAACAGAGGTAACCGGTGGGGGAGGCGTCTGCGGACGGTGGGGCAATGCCTGCGGCGATGGTGCGCCGATTGCATGTCGAATGTCTATTACCGTTCCTCCCTGCGGGTCAAGATCATTGTCCCGGTGTTCGTCATCACCCTCGTCGTCATCGGCATCCTCGCCTGGTTGTCGTTCACTTCGCTCTACACGACCATCGCGGGGATATACGAGCAACGCGCCCGCAGCGTGGCCAGCGTGGTCTCCAAGTCATTGCAGGAGAAGGCGTACATCCTGTACTACTCGGACCAGCTCGAATCCGACATCGATACACTGATGAAGCGATACGATTCCATCGTGGGGATCACCGTCATCGGGATGACCGGCAGAGGGCTGCGCGTGGTGGCGAGCACCGATCCATCCGCCGTCGGACGGATCCTGGCAGAAGATGAACAGGCCGCCTTTCTCCCCCTGCGCGACGTGCAGGTATCGCGGGTCCGTTCCGGAAAAGAGGAATATCTCCGTGCCGATTATCCGCTGTTCATGGACGGCGACCTAGTCGGCGTCGTTTCGGTGGATATGTCCCTGGCGGAACAGCAGCGGTACATCACCCGGCTCTCCTGGAAGCTGGGAATCGCATCCATCCTTGGGTTCCTCGTACTGGGGTTCCTGCTGTACAGCATCCTGGACGCGATCATCACGCGGCCGATCCTTCGGTTGGCGGCGGCAGCCGAACGCGTAGCACAGCGGGAGTACAACGTGCAGGTATCAGCCGGGCCGGCGC includes:
- a CDS encoding diguanylate cyclase, with the protein product MSNVYYRSSLRVKIIVPVFVITLVVIGILAWLSFTSLYTTIAGIYEQRARSVASVVSKSLQEKAYILYYSDQLESDIDTLMKRYDSIVGITVIGMTGRGLRVVASTDPSAVGRILAEDEQAAFLPLRDVQVSRVRSGKEEYLRADYPLFMDGDLVGVVSVDMSLAEQQRYITRLSWKLGIASILGFLVLGFLLYSILDAIITRPILRLAAAAERVAQREYNVQVSAGPARRVGVKVRDEIARFIDVFNLMVKMIGSREQALREMIILDEETGAYTFSYFQRLIDQEIKKGLRYGHPTSILLIDIKGITELPAPDKRRLLQATANFLTGRLRSVDPVFRVSDQRFVALLPETPLSGARAAAERLASQVADLKVETGLAFTITIKAIGWSGEEPPKLDELLNQVRSPHEGS